CGAAAGCGGGAATCCAGGAATGTTATGTAAAAACAATATGTTATGGACCCCCGCGTTCGCGAGGGTGACGATGAAAAGGTTACTATGGTATTTTTGCAAGTGGCTCTCTTTTAAAAAAATATACTACTTTATTACCTCTAATAATTTTATTTATTAGAAAAATCCTGCAATTATAATTAGTTATAACATTATAGATAAATCAACACCTATCAACAAAACGAGCGACGACAACCTTACGACCAACTGAGGTAAAATCTATGGTAAGTTTTTGTTTTGCCCCTTGACCATCTGCTGCAATAACACGACCTTCACCAAACGAAGCGTGATAGACTTTGGTACCTTTAATAAAACCAGAGTTTGATTTATTAACAATTATTGTTGTGTGAGCAGGTAATTGTTTTTTTACTTCATACTCAATATCATCATCTTCTTCTTTATAACAAGGATCACAACAAATTTCGTCGGCTACCAATGCTGGTTGCGCAAGATCATCATTGCGATTTGTAAATCCATTCATATATGAGGACGAAAATGATGCTTGATTAGTACGCGCTGCTGGATTATAATCAATATCTAATATCTCATCGGGAATTTCACCAACAAAGCGCGACAATTCTGCAAAACGAGGCTCACCAAAAACTGTGCGCATACGTGCTGCTGAAAGTTGTATGCGTTTTCGCGCACGTGTTAAGCCGACATAACATAAACGTCTTTCTTCTTCGAGCGCCGCTTTTTCACTAGCACAGCGGCTATGCGGAAACAACCCATCTTCCATACCCGTTAAAAATACATTATCAAATTCTAATCCCTTAGCACTATGTAAAGTCATTAAGGCAACAGCATTATCACTTTCGCGTAATGTATCAATATCGCTTGCTAAAGCAACTTCTTCTAAAAATCCTGGCAGACTAGCATCAAGATTAAGTGAAGCGTATTCATCAATTGCTGCAACTAACTCAACTAAGTTATCAATACGATCTTGAACATCAGGACCGGGCTCTTTCTTAAGCGCTTCAATATAACCACTATCACGTAATAAGCGTTCGACTAAACGCCCCAATGGTAAAGGCTCGCCATCACGCAAAGCAAGAATCATATTAATAAATTGACCAAGCCCAAGTTTAGCGCGACCACTTATGCCACCATTGTCGCTCGTGGCGATTTGCGCCGCTGCGAAAAGACTACAACCTTGCTCACGCGCTAAGCTTATCAATTTATTTAGTGAAGTTTTACCTACACCACGTGCAGGAGCGCCTAAAGCTCGAATAAAATCTACATCAGAATTGGGATTTGCCAACAAACGCATATAAGCAAGCGCGTCTTTTATTTCGCGTCGATCATAAAAACGTATACCACCAAAAACCGCATACGGTATACGGCGACGACGCAAAGCATCTTCTAAAGGACGTGACTGCGAGTTAGTGCGATAAAGAACAGCGATATTACAAGGGGTGCAACCTGCGTTTATCGCTTGTTCAATACCAATAGCAACTCCTTCACCTTCGTCACGTTCGCTTGCGTACATTTTTAACTGAATTTTTTCACCCTCACTACTATCGGTATATAGGGTCTTGCCTTTACGAGCGATATTGTGTGCAATCACTGCGTTAGCCGCCGCTAAAATTCGCTTGGTCGAGCGATAGTTGCGCTCAAGACGTACTATCTGCGCCCCAGGAAAATCACGCTCAAAACGTAAAATGTTGCCAATATCTGCACCACGCCAACGATAAATTGATTGGTCATCATCACCTACGACCGTCAAACTATGGTTAGGGGTCACTAAATTCTCAAGTAATAAATACTGCACATGATTAGTATCTTGATATTCATCGACTAATATATGACTCCACCTAGCTTGTAGTGCTAACCGCACTTCTTTATCGTCTTTTAACAAAGTAACGACGTGTAAAAGTAAATCACCAAAGTCAACCGCATTAGCACGTTTAAGTTCATCTTCATAAAGTTGATAAACCTCTAAAGCTTTTTGTTGCATTAAATCAAAAACCGAAACATTAGCTTGCTTAGGAGTCTCGCCCTTATTTTTCCATTGCTCAATTATGTAACGCATGGCTTGGGGTGAAAAAACTTTGCTATCAAGATTAAGTGCTGCCAGACATTGTTTGATCAATGCTAATTGATCATCTTGATCGTAGATTAAAAAACTTGGATCAAGACCTAAGCGATAACCATAACGACGCAACACCCGCCCGCAGATACCGTGAAATGTACCAATATCAAGGCCGCGAGGATCTATACCAATTAGAGCGCCAGTACGCTCGCGCATTTCACGTGCTGCTTTGTTGGTAAATGTAACCGCTAGCACCCTTTCAGGAAGAACCGCATGTTGTTCAATTAGGTTGGCGATACGAAAAGTAATAACCGTAGTTTTACCAGTACCAGCACCGGCAAGTACTAATAACGGCGTGTGACCATATACCACCGCTTCATATTGTGCAGAATTTAAACGCGTAAGATCCATTAGTTTACAAATTGCTTACATGGCGAGTCGATGCCTGGCAAGAGCGCTCCCATAAATAAATAGCAACGAATAATCCAACCCAAAACGGTAGCATCAAGGCGATGAACTCAAAATTTTGCTGATTAAACCAGGGCAAAAGTTTCAATAATAAACCCATTAAAGAACCAATAACTAATACCAACAATAAACTCCGAATTTTCGGCAATACTTGCATATCTCCACGTAAAAGCCTGATAGCAGCAGGCAACAGCAATAATGACCATGGAGCGTATTGCAAAATATTTTCGTTATGAAACGCTACAACATGATCGGTGAAGGCCCACAAACAAACAAATATCAAACCCAAGAGACCAGATACCAAACCAGCAGCTGCTAATATTAAAGCTACGGCAACTTTTGCCCATCGCCAATGTTGACGATAAGCTAATAATGTCAAGATAATAAATACCCCTCCCAGAGCTAGCCCTACCAATAGAAACCATATCAACCAAGCTGGTGGCGAAGTTCGCAAGACAGGGCGAGCAGCTGTAACTAAAGTAAACTCGCTTTGCACCAGTGGTTCTTCACCAGTCGGTGTTATAACTTCTGTTTTACCTATTGTCTCTTGTAGCTTGACTGGTAAAAACATTTCGTCCCATACCGAAATGTTGCGATCAATGTAATTTCCCATAATTACATGCAGACCCAAATAAACCGGCAGATTATCGGCAGTATGGCGCAAAGTATGCTGACGCCAAGTCATTTGCGCCTTTGCTGTAGCAGTAGCTTTAAGACGACCGTCAATAGTAATATCGATGATGTCGCGAATACGGGTTGCACAATTATCGAGATAATAATCATACTTGTAATACTTATTTTCAAGACGAGCGTTTATTGCTAACTTACGAGCTAAACTTAAGCGCTCTTGCGGGGTTAGATTAAGCTTTTGCGCTACAATGCTACGATTTTCAGCACTATATGAAGCCACAGTAGCTCTTAGTGAGTCTACCGAAAGCCAATAGGTCAATTTACCTTTAAGAAAATCAAGAATAAGCCAAGGCGAACTAAAATTAAAAGTGCCGTAATTATAAACTAGATCAAGGCCCGAAAAATCATCGTGAAGCCAAATCGCATCATGGCCGAATTTAAAAAAAGGATGATCACCTGGACCAAAAGTTAATAAATATAACGCTAAATCTGAACCTAATGGTTTGCTCGGTTTTATTGCTGATGTTTTTAAATTGCCTTTAGTTGCAGACGACCCAAT
Above is a window of Deltaproteobacteria bacterium DNA encoding:
- a CDS encoding DUF4105 domain-containing protein, producing MTSATAIAQTKSLPAGPALQNSARLSKDTVIGSSATKGNLKTSAIKPSKPLGSDLALYLLTFGPGDHPFFKFGHDAIWLHDDFSGLDLVYNYGTFNFSSPWLILDFLKGKLTYWLSVDSLRATVASYSAENRSIVAQKLNLTPQERLSLARKLAINARLENKYYKYDYYLDNCATRIRDIIDITIDGRLKATATAKAQMTWRQHTLRHTADNLPVYLGLHVIMGNYIDRNISVWDEMFLPVKLQETIGKTEVITPTGEEPLVQSEFTLVTAARPVLRTSPPAWLIWFLLVGLALGGVFIILTLLAYRQHWRWAKVAVALILAAAGLVSGLLGLIFVCLWAFTDHVVAFHNENILQYAPWSLLLLPAAIRLLRGDMQVLPKIRSLLLVLVIGSLMGLLLKLLPWFNQQNFEFIALMLPFWVGLFVAIYLWERSCQASTRHVSNL
- a CDS encoding UvrD-helicase domain-containing protein, translating into MDLTRLNSAQYEAVVYGHTPLLVLAGAGTGKTTVITFRIANLIEQHAVLPERVLAVTFTNKAAREMRERTGALIGIDPRGLDIGTFHGICGRVLRRYGYRLGLDPSFLIYDQDDQLALIKQCLAALNLDSKVFSPQAMRYIIEQWKNKGETPKQANVSVFDLMQQKALEVYQLYEDELKRANAVDFGDLLLHVVTLLKDDKEVRLALQARWSHILVDEYQDTNHVQYLLLENLVTPNHSLTVVGDDDQSIYRWRGADIGNILRFERDFPGAQIVRLERNYRSTKRILAAANAVIAHNIARKGKTLYTDSSEGEKIQLKMYASERDEGEGVAIGIEQAINAGCTPCNIAVLYRTNSQSRPLEDALRRRRIPYAVFGGIRFYDRREIKDALAYMRLLANPNSDVDFIRALGAPARGVGKTSLNKLISLAREQGCSLFAAAQIATSDNGGISGRAKLGLGQFINMILALRDGEPLPLGRLVERLLRDSGYIEALKKEPGPDVQDRIDNLVELVAAIDEYASLNLDASLPGFLEEVALASDIDTLRESDNAVALMTLHSAKGLEFDNVFLTGMEDGLFPHSRCASEKAALEEERRLCYVGLTRARKRIQLSAARMRTVFGEPRFAELSRFVGEIPDEILDIDYNPAARTNQASFSSSYMNGFTNRNDDLAQPALVADEICCDPCYKEEDDDIEYEVKKQLPAHTTIIVNKSNSGFIKGTKVYHASFGEGRVIAADGQGAKQKLTIDFTSVGRKVVVARFVDRC